The following are encoded together in the Bacillus cereus group sp. RP43 genome:
- a CDS encoding S-layer homology domain-containing protein, protein MAKTNSYKKVIAGTMTAAMVAGVVSPVAAAGKSFPDVPADHWALDSINYLVEKGAIKGKPDGTYGPNEAIDRSSAAVIFTQILGLPVDENAQPSFKDAKNTWAAKYIAAVEKAGIVKGDGKDNFYPEGKIDRASFASMLVGAYNLKEKVDGTLVTTFDDLRGHWGEEKANILINLGISAGIGGKWEPNKSVSRAEAAQFIAVTDKKFAKPDNSVANVTNVTATEPTQLTLTGTGLNNLTAEDVTLEGNKAIALEASKDGKSAVVTLSGKIAPNKELPVKVKGNSFIVKYVYEVKKLRVEQLTFDDDRADQAVVFKLNEEKGNADIEYLDIAGHDVKFVANNLDGTPANIFEGGTAESKTGKLAVGIEEGKYKVEVQVTKRGGITVSNTGIIEVKNLDAEATAIKDVVFAVDTDKAGVNYAKALSGTDFTLNSKTLVAGEKAGIHKVVAQINKENKVVDPSAISLKSSNPGVISVKNGEIKAEAAGSATITVKVGDVTKSFDFVVKTDTRKLTTVKANPDQLKVVDGKSLPVTFVTTDQYGDPFGANTGAIKEVFPQTGAVTELDVTTTNEGSIGTSSIQVKGAKVGAGTIHFQNPNASGEGYGSLHVEVTKSNIGHEAPRLELVSKAGQKGEAADTTIGAGSTVNYQLSNYTTEGVYADAADLAGYEFRVGNENIASAKIEGKTLKVTGKKAGVTDVILTKDGATAGHATITVTQENIQITSVKFKDVEAEQFENRKVNIDRVLDVVKSDKDDVLNGIKLNISTEHKVRIVDAEGTEQGKVYLDRNDNATFDGNDVALGYVTAVKSNDTVSKEGNDLFKFLTDETADKKNDVFKGVTTAFGDNGTVIFKVVKDRLAPTTEYGTKAVTINVIKEEI, encoded by the coding sequence ATGGCAAAGACTAACTCTTACAAAAAAGTAATCGCAGGTACAATGACAGCAGCAATGGTAGCAGGAGTTGTATCTCCAGTAGCAGCAGCAGGTAAATCATTCCCGGACGTTCCAGCTGATCATTGGGCATTAGATTCTATTAATTACTTAGTAGAAAAAGGCGCAATTAAAGGTAAGCCAGACGGCACATATGGCCCAAATGAAGCGATTGATCGCTCTTCTGCAGCTGTAATTTTCACTCAAATTTTAGGATTACCAGTTGATGAAAACGCTCAGCCATCTTTCAAAGATGCTAAAAATACATGGGCTGCTAAATATATTGCAGCAGTTGAAAAAGCAGGTATCGTTAAAGGTGACGGTAAAGATAACTTCTATCCAGAAGGGAAAATCGACCGTGCTTCTTTCGCATCTATGCTAGTAGGTGCTTATAACTTAAAAGAAAAAGTAGATGGCACATTAGTTACAACATTTGATGATTTAAGAGGACATTGGGGTGAAGAAAAAGCAAACATCCTAATTAATCTTGGAATCTCTGCAGGTATTGGCGGCAAATGGGAGCCAAATAAATCTGTATCTCGTGCAGAAGCAGCTCAATTTATCGCAGTAACAGATAAAAAATTCGCAAAACCAGATAACAGTGTTGCGAACGTAACAAACGTTACTGCTACTGAGCCAACACAATTAACGTTAACTGGTACAGGATTAAACAATCTAACTGCTGAAGATGTTACGCTTGAAGGAAATAAAGCGATCGCACTTGAAGCAAGTAAAGATGGAAAATCTGCAGTTGTAACGTTAAGCGGAAAAATCGCTCCAAATAAAGAGCTTCCTGTTAAAGTAAAAGGCAACTCATTTATTGTGAAATATGTATACGAAGTGAAAAAATTACGCGTAGAACAACTTACATTCGATGACGATCGTGCAGATCAAGCAGTTGTCTTCAAATTAAATGAAGAAAAAGGCAATGCTGATATCGAGTATTTAGATATCGCTGGTCATGATGTGAAATTTGTTGCGAATAATTTAGATGGTACTCCAGCAAATATCTTTGAAGGTGGTACTGCAGAGTCAAAAACTGGTAAATTAGCAGTTGGTATCGAAGAAGGTAAATACAAAGTTGAAGTACAAGTTACAAAACGTGGCGGCATCACAGTTTCTAACACTGGTATCATTGAAGTGAAAAACCTTGATGCAGAAGCAACGGCAATTAAAGATGTTGTATTTGCGGTAGATACAGATAAAGCTGGTGTAAATTACGCTAAAGCTTTAAGTGGAACAGACTTCACATTAAACAGCAAAACATTAGTTGCTGGTGAAAAAGCTGGTATCCATAAAGTGGTTGCTCAAATTAACAAAGAGAACAAAGTTGTTGATCCTAGCGCGATTAGCTTAAAATCATCTAACCCAGGTGTTATCTCTGTTAAAAACGGTGAAATTAAAGCAGAAGCAGCTGGTTCTGCAACAATTACTGTTAAAGTGGGCGATGTAACAAAATCATTTGATTTCGTTGTAAAAACGGATACTCGTAAACTTACAACTGTAAAAGCTAACCCAGATCAATTAAAAGTTGTAGATGGTAAATCGTTACCAGTAACATTCGTAACGACTGACCAATACGGCGATCCATTTGGTGCGAATACTGGTGCTATTAAAGAAGTATTCCCACAAACAGGCGCTGTAACTGAATTAGATGTTACTACAACAAATGAAGGTTCTATCGGTACATCTTCTATTCAAGTTAAAGGTGCAAAAGTTGGAGCTGGTACAATCCACTTCCAAAATCCAAATGCAAGTGGTGAAGGTTACGGATCACTTCATGTTGAAGTTACGAAGAGCAACATCGGTCATGAAGCTCCACGCTTAGAGCTTGTTTCTAAAGCTGGTCAAAAAGGTGAAGCTGCTGATACTACAATTGGTGCTGGAAGTACAGTAAACTATCAATTATCTAATTACACTACAGAAGGCGTATATGCTGATGCAGCTGATTTAGCAGGATATGAATTCAGAGTAGGTAATGAGAATATCGCTTCAGCTAAAATTGAAGGAAAAACATTAAAAGTAACAGGTAAAAAAGCAGGTGTTACAGATGTTATCTTAACTAAAGATGGCGCTACAGCTGGACACGCAACAATTACTGTTACACAAGAAAACATCCAAATTACATCTGTTAAATTTAAAGATGTAGAGGCTGAGCAATTCGAAAACCGCAAAGTTAATATCGACAGAGTACTAGACGTTGTGAAGAGTGATAAAGATGATGTTTTAAATGGCATCAAATTAAACATCTCAACAGAACATAAAGTACGTATCGTTGATGCTGAAGGTACAGAGCAAGGTAAAGTTTACCTAGATCGTAACGACAATGCTACATTTGACGGTAACGATGTTGCGCTTGGTTATGTAACAGCTGTTAAATCAAATGATACAGTTTCTAAAGAAGGAAATGACTTATTCAAATTCTTAACTGACGAAACTGCTGATAAGAAGAATGACGTCTTCAAGGGTGTAACAACTGCGTTTGGAGATAATGGTACAGTAATCTTTAAAGTTGTGAAAGACAGACTTGCACCAACTACTGAGTATGGTACAAAAGCTGTAACAATCAACGTTATTAAAGAAGAAATCTAA
- a CDS encoding S-layer homology domain-containing protein, translated as MAKTNSYKKLIAGTMTAAMVAGVVSPVAAAGKTFPDVPADHWGIDSINYLVEKGAIKGTDTGMFEPGKELTRAEAATMMAQILNLPIEENAKPSYTDAQEGWAVKYIAAVEKAGVVKGKGNGTFDPNGKMDRVSMASMLVEAYKLDTKVTGTPETKFKDLEDSWGKAKANILVELGISAGTTATTWEPTKTVTKAEAAQFIAKTDKQFGQKEEAKVESIKAINAKEIEVKLGATVKEEDVKNAKFTLSQGTNATAVTTKIGEDKKSVIVTLDGDAKFKNKEAYVLTVEGLKAADGKEIPKALEVIFFNDEVAPTVSTVSTPDGKVKVVFSEKLDTAKAVTVIVNGQKVDGKVENNTFTSTNTLNLENGKEFSVIVTGAQDLSGNAMEMYEGKATYKVEKDVTAPEVKDVKVKDIDSEGKATLEVAFSEELSAAGSVVVKKGKEAVAGATIALDQDKTKATVTVPGALVNKETAANLTVEFVGYKDLANNVGTKVSKEVKVAKDVVAPNFVKVEADQDKAATFTFDKEVTAQEGKLRVINLDTSKDVTADVIVTAAKDNKKGITLTFPAKGNYKVAATKGFVKDTAGNESAAFNKEVTVVEKKEEGKKDEVAPKATDVKFVDGSKNKLTVTFDKEVKGGQGADSASNVNNYTLAGAKLPEGALILINADGKSVTIELPETFTFEKSETVKFTAANVANKDGVKMGTTNLLLDVKDTKAPEFKAAKITKVDAKEITLTFSEAVNVDATDFVIDLNGVALTVAKAEDKAAKEVVLKVTAPTDVNLATGTVTVKAKELKDNATLNTIDLEGNKLVAFKTVTATR; from the coding sequence ATGGCAAAGACTAACTCTTACAAAAAATTAATCGCTGGTACAATGACAGCAGCAATGGTAGCAGGTGTTGTATCTCCAGTAGCAGCAGCAGGTAAAACATTCCCAGACGTTCCAGCTGATCACTGGGGAATCGATTCTATTAACTACTTAGTAGAAAAAGGCGCAATCAAAGGTACTGACACAGGAATGTTCGAGCCTGGAAAAGAATTAACTCGTGCAGAAGCAGCTACAATGATGGCTCAAATCTTAAACTTACCAATCGAAGAGAACGCTAAACCATCTTACACTGACGCTCAAGAGGGCTGGGCTGTAAAATACATCGCGGCTGTAGAAAAAGCTGGTGTAGTTAAAGGTAAAGGTAACGGCACATTTGATCCAAACGGAAAAATGGACCGCGTTTCAATGGCATCTATGCTTGTAGAAGCTTACAAATTAGATACTAAAGTAACTGGTACTCCAGAAACTAAATTCAAAGACTTAGAAGATAGCTGGGGTAAAGCAAAAGCTAACATCCTAGTTGAATTAGGAATCTCTGCAGGTACTACAGCTACTACTTGGGAGCCAACGAAAACTGTAACTAAAGCAGAAGCAGCTCAATTCATTGCTAAGACTGACAAGCAGTTCGGACAAAAAGAAGAAGCTAAAGTTGAGTCTATTAAAGCAATCAATGCTAAAGAGATCGAAGTTAAACTTGGCGCTACAGTGAAAGAAGAAGATGTGAAGAACGCGAAATTCACTCTTTCTCAAGGAACTAACGCAACAGCAGTTACTACAAAAATCGGTGAAGATAAAAAATCTGTAATCGTAACTTTAGATGGAGATGCAAAATTTAAAAATAAAGAAGCTTACGTTCTAACTGTTGAAGGCTTAAAAGCTGCTGATGGTAAAGAAATTCCAAAAGCATTAGAAGTTATCTTCTTTAATGACGAAGTAGCTCCAACTGTATCTACAGTATCTACTCCAGACGGAAAAGTTAAAGTAGTATTTAGTGAAAAATTAGATACAGCAAAAGCTGTAACTGTAATCGTTAATGGTCAAAAAGTAGACGGAAAAGTTGAAAATAATACTTTCACTTCTACTAACACTTTAAACCTTGAGAACGGTAAAGAATTCTCAGTTATCGTAACGGGTGCTCAAGATTTATCAGGTAACGCAATGGAAATGTACGAAGGTAAAGCTACTTACAAAGTAGAAAAAGATGTTACAGCTCCAGAAGTTAAAGATGTTAAAGTTAAAGATATCGACAGTGAAGGCAAAGCGACATTAGAAGTTGCATTCTCAGAAGAGCTTTCAGCAGCGGGTTCTGTAGTAGTTAAAAAAGGTAAAGAGGCAGTGGCAGGTGCTACAATCGCTCTTGATCAAGATAAAACAAAAGCAACAGTTACAGTACCAGGTGCTCTTGTAAATAAAGAAACGGCTGCAAACCTTACTGTTGAGTTTGTTGGTTACAAAGATTTAGCTAACAATGTAGGTACTAAAGTATCTAAAGAAGTAAAAGTTGCAAAAGATGTTGTAGCTCCTAACTTCGTAAAAGTTGAAGCTGATCAAGACAAAGCAGCTACATTCACTTTTGATAAAGAAGTAACTGCACAAGAAGGAAAACTTCGTGTAATCAACTTAGATACAAGTAAAGATGTAACTGCTGATGTAATTGTTACAGCAGCTAAAGATAATAAAAAAGGTATCACATTAACATTCCCAGCAAAAGGTAACTACAAAGTAGCTGCTACAAAAGGTTTTGTAAAAGATACAGCTGGTAATGAATCTGCAGCATTCAATAAAGAAGTAACAGTTGTAGAGAAAAAAGAAGAAGGTAAAAAAGACGAAGTTGCACCAAAAGCAACTGATGTTAAATTTGTTGATGGTAGCAAAAACAAACTTACAGTAACATTTGATAAAGAAGTAAAAGGTGGTCAAGGCGCGGATTCAGCTTCTAATGTAAACAACTACACATTAGCTGGTGCTAAATTACCAGAAGGTGCTTTAATTCTTATTAATGCTGATGGTAAATCAGTAACAATTGAATTACCAGAAACATTTACTTTCGAAAAATCAGAAACAGTTAAATTCACAGCAGCTAACGTTGCAAACAAAGACGGAGTAAAAATGGGTACAACAAACCTATTATTAGATGTTAAAGACACAAAAGCTCCTGAATTTAAAGCAGCTAAAATTACAAAAGTTGACGCTAAAGAAATTACTTTAACATTCTCTGAAGCTGTGAACGTTGATGCAACTGACTTTGTTATTGACCTAAATGGTGTAGCGTTAACAGTAGCAAAAGCTGAAGACAAAGCAGCTAAAGAAGTAGTACTTAAAGTAACAGCTCCAACAGATGTTAACTTAGCAACTGGTACAGTAACAGTTAAAGCAAAAGAACTTAAAGATAACGCAACTTTAAATACAATTGACCTTGAAGGAAACAAACTTGTTGCTTTCAAAACAGTAACAGCAACTCGCTAA